Proteins co-encoded in one Daphnia carinata strain CSIRO-1 chromosome 3, CSIRO_AGI_Dcar_HiC_V3, whole genome shotgun sequence genomic window:
- the LOC130698541 gene encoding HAUS augmin-like complex subunit 4, producing the protein MASSFITPSQAERYPHFAQFLKNLFEHKICPNNFATRSQNDERREISREYQRTKKSYDAVKLIYDSVWDIIANPRVEDDKSREVLEKSFISSELHQSMRIIKEEKLKDDDNLHVFGIHFKQESIDDDITIWAQEQLKNELIEKGVLLLSELGQDIQGNNEDLILAKISQLSSLIGARMETLDDYKKIMEENDVLLKEQYAKYTSILLESLHIMENLLREHLVDGENRRNIAKSESLEVQCDALYLKIKSLHLEILYETYTEQTVPALKKISKELETKSEQIENEIRASQLRLNRYKSVGEEFNCLVKEYGKLREAIKQKKWTLDKLKSYSAN; encoded by the exons ATGGCAAGCTCTTTTATAACTCCTTCTCAAGCTGAACGTTACCCCCATTTTGCACAGTTcctaaaaaatttgtttgagcATAAAATATGCCCCAATAATTTTGCTACAAGGTCTCAAAACGACGAAAGGCGAGAAATTTCTCGGGAGtatcaaagaacaaaaaaaagttatgatgctGTAAAGCTCATCTATGACAGTGTTTGGGACATCATTGCTAATCCCAGAGTGGAAGATGATAAG TCTCGTGAAGTTTtggaaaaatcatttatatcATCTGAACTACATCAGTCTATGCGAATAATAAAAGAGGAGAAATTGAAGGATGATGACAATTTGCATGTCTTCGGAATTCATTTTAAGCAAGAATCAATAGATGATGATATAACTATATGGGCACAAGAACagttaaaaaatgaactcaTTGAAAAAGGAGTCTTGTTGTTAAGTGAACTAGGACAAGATATTCAAG gCAACAACGAAGATttgattttggcaaaaattagCCAGCTTTCATCTCTGATAGGTGCAAGAATGGAAACTTTGGATGATTATAAGAaaataatggaagaaaatgatgTGTTATTGAAAGAGCAGTACGCTAAGTACACTTCAATTCTTCTTGAGAGCTTGCACATCATGGAAAATCTTCTTCGGGAGCACTTGGTTGACGGTGAAAATCGACGGAATATCGCGAAAAGCGAGTCCCTCGAAGTGCAATGTGACGCTCTTTACCTCAAAATAAAATCGTTACACTTAGAAATTCTGTACGAAACGTACACTGAACAAACCGTTCCTGCCCTGAAGAAAATCTCTAAggaattagaaacaaaatccgaacaaattgaaaacgaaatccGAGCTTCACAGTTAAGGTTAAACCGTTACAAATCGGTCGGAGAGGAATTCAATTGCCTCGTCAAGGAGTATGGTAAGCTACGAGAagcaatcaaacaaaaaaaatggacactCGACAAACTAAAAAGTTATTCTGCCAACTAA